A genome region from Streptomyces sp. S4.7 includes the following:
- a CDS encoding alkaline phosphatase PhoX, which translates to MSATRRQVLATGASVAGIAFTGAVSELFAGTAVAQEMGRSGYGPLVPDPDGLLDLPKGFRYRVLSRTGDELRSGEGEVPSNPDGMAAFAGRRGRVHLVRNHENRADGKIGVPTVEGLTYDPMGKGGCTALELDGQGNVLGERVAIAGTAVNCAGGPSPWGTWLTCEETEDKAGTNGYTKDHGFIFEVDGADPHRTGAVPLKAMGRFQHEAIAIDPRTGVVYETEDAFERPFGLFYRFLPEKPLGGLGSLRAGGTLEAMRVPGVPDLSVVQETGASFDRVEWVPVPDSQAKETPIRLQDFGKKGITHAQKLEGCYWGDRAVYFVSSFAKSAEGSAADHYGQVWKYEPQRRRLTLVIAFGPDTDIQMPGESPDNICLAPSGGLMVCEDGGGAQHVYGLTRHGELYEMARAAEDIGTPEEPEWGEFAGVTFAPDGDTMYLNSYTPGKTFAITGPWR; encoded by the coding sequence ATGTCCGCAACACGACGTCAGGTCCTGGCCACCGGAGCATCGGTCGCCGGAATCGCGTTCACCGGAGCGGTGTCGGAGCTCTTCGCCGGCACCGCCGTCGCACAAGAGATGGGGCGCAGCGGCTACGGCCCGCTCGTCCCCGATCCGGACGGCCTGCTCGACCTGCCGAAAGGTTTCCGTTACCGCGTCCTGTCCAGAACGGGCGACGAGCTGCGTTCGGGCGAGGGCGAAGTCCCCAGCAATCCCGACGGCATGGCCGCCTTCGCCGGCCGGCGCGGACGCGTGCATCTGGTCCGCAACCACGAGAACAGGGCCGACGGCAAGATCGGCGTCCCGACCGTCGAGGGTCTGACGTACGACCCGATGGGCAAGGGCGGCTGTACGGCGCTCGAACTCGACGGGCAGGGCAACGTACTCGGCGAGCGCGTCGCCATCGCCGGCACCGCCGTCAACTGCGCGGGCGGGCCCTCCCCTTGGGGCACCTGGCTCACCTGCGAGGAGACCGAGGACAAGGCCGGCACCAACGGCTACACCAAGGACCACGGCTTCATCTTCGAGGTCGACGGCGCCGATCCGCACCGCACCGGCGCTGTACCGCTGAAGGCGATGGGCCGCTTCCAGCACGAGGCGATCGCGATCGACCCGCGTACGGGTGTGGTGTACGAGACGGAGGACGCGTTCGAGAGGCCCTTCGGGCTCTTCTACCGCTTCCTGCCCGAGAAGCCGCTGGGCGGCCTGGGGTCGCTGCGCGCGGGCGGCACGCTGGAGGCCATGCGCGTCCCCGGCGTACCCGATCTGTCGGTCGTCCAGGAGACGGGCGCCAGCTTCGACCGTGTCGAGTGGGTGCCCGTGCCCGACTCGCAGGCGAAGGAGACGCCCATCCGGCTCCAGGACTTCGGCAAGAAGGGCATCACGCACGCCCAGAAGCTGGAGGGCTGCTACTGGGGCGACCGGGCCGTCTACTTCGTGTCGAGCTTCGCGAAGAGCGCCGAGGGCTCGGCGGCCGACCACTACGGGCAGGTGTGGAAGTACGAACCGCAGCGGCGCCGGCTCACGCTGGTGATCGCCTTCGGCCCGGACACCGACATCCAGATGCCCGGCGAGTCCCCCGACAACATCTGCCTCGCGCCCAGCGGCGGTCTGATGGTGTGCGAGGACGGCGGTGGCGCGCAGCACGTGTACGGGCTGACGCGGCACGGCGAGCTGTACGAGATGGCGCGTGCGGCGGAGGACATCGGGACACCCGAGGAGCCGGAGTGGGGTGAGTTCGCGGGTGTCACGTTCGCACCGGACGGCGACACGATGTACCTGAACTCCTACACACCGGGCAAGACGTTCGCGATCACGGGGCCTTGGCGCTAG
- a CDS encoding M20/M25/M40 family metallo-hydrolase, whose product MPEKSAGMPRRRTVLASAAVTAAGVPLIVSAGQAVASGRGREHGGAAATAQAPDRELRKLLGEIDADRIEATVRRLAAFGTRHTLSVQDDPERGIGAARDWILAEMKKYAAVSGGRMTAELQSYIQEPASRIPVATKITNVVATLRGSVDPDRVYVVAGHYDSRVTDVMDATSDAPGADDDASGVALVMELARVLAKRRPAATIVLVAVAGEEQGLYGSGYAAEQFKARGADVQGMFTNDIIGSSRADDGTRDPYTVRLFAEGVPTSETPEQANTRRSVGGENDSATRQLARFVSDVGDNDATGMNVRVVYRRDRYLRGGDHIPFLEQGYPAARFTEPAEDFAHQHQDVRVEDGKQYGDLPEFCDFDYIARVTRVNGAVLWTLAQAPGTPRDARIVTSNLTNDTELKWTRGTEPDLAGYEVVWRETAEPEWTHVIKVGLTTTHTVDLSKDNVFFGVRAVNRDGKRSPVAFPMPGN is encoded by the coding sequence ATGCCCGAGAAGTCCGCTGGAATGCCGCGCAGAAGAACCGTTCTCGCCTCGGCCGCCGTGACGGCCGCCGGGGTACCCCTGATCGTGTCCGCCGGGCAGGCGGTCGCCTCCGGTCGCGGCCGGGAGCACGGCGGCGCCGCCGCCACCGCGCAGGCGCCCGACCGGGAGTTGCGCAAGCTGCTGGGGGAGATCGACGCGGACCGTATCGAGGCGACCGTACGGCGGCTCGCCGCGTTCGGGACCCGGCACACGCTGTCCGTCCAGGACGACCCCGAGCGGGGAATCGGCGCCGCGCGCGACTGGATCCTGGCCGAGATGAAGAAGTACGCGGCGGTCTCCGGCGGCCGGATGACGGCCGAGTTGCAGTCGTACATCCAGGAGCCCGCGTCCCGTATCCCGGTGGCAACGAAGATCACCAACGTCGTTGCCACGCTGCGTGGTTCCGTCGACCCCGACCGCGTGTACGTCGTCGCCGGGCACTACGACTCGCGGGTCACCGACGTCATGGACGCGACCAGCGACGCGCCGGGCGCGGATGACGACGCGTCCGGTGTCGCGCTCGTGATGGAGCTGGCTCGGGTGCTGGCGAAGCGCCGTCCGGCCGCGACGATCGTGTTGGTCGCGGTCGCCGGCGAGGAGCAGGGCCTGTACGGATCGGGTTACGCCGCCGAGCAGTTCAAGGCCCGGGGCGCCGATGTCCAGGGCATGTTCACCAACGACATCATCGGCAGCTCGCGCGCCGACGACGGCACCCGCGACCCGTACACGGTAAGGCTCTTCGCGGAGGGCGTACCGACGTCCGAGACCCCGGAACAGGCCAACACCCGCCGCTCGGTGGGTGGCGAGAACGACTCGGCGACCCGGCAGCTCGCCCGTTTCGTCAGCGACGTCGGGGACAACGACGCGACGGGGATGAACGTCCGCGTGGTCTACCGGCGCGACCGCTATCTGCGGGGCGGCGACCACATCCCGTTCCTCGAACAGGGCTATCCGGCGGCCCGGTTCACCGAACCGGCCGAGGACTTCGCGCACCAGCACCAGGACGTACGGGTGGAGGACGGCAAGCAGTACGGCGACCTGCCCGAGTTCTGCGACTTCGACTACATCGCCCGTGTGACCCGCGTGAACGGCGCGGTGCTCTGGACCCTGGCGCAGGCGCCCGGCACACCGCGCGACGCGCGGATCGTCACGAGCAACCTCACCAACGACACCGAGCTGAAGTGGACGCGTGGCACGGAGCCGGACCTGGCGGGCTACGAGGTGGTGTGGCGCGAGACGGCCGAGCCGGAGTGGACCCATGTGATCAAGGTCGGCCTCACGACCACTCACACCGTGGACCTCTCCAAGGACAACGTCTTCTTCGGCGTCCGCGCGGTCAACCGCGACGGCAAGCGCAGCCCGGTGGCGTTCCCGATGCCGGGGAACTGA
- a CDS encoding pyrimidine reductase family protein, translating into MRRLYPVPSEPTPDHEWALDGLAEAYAYPEPREDRSWLRANMVSTLDGAAHHDGRSQAISSDADMRIFGTLRALADVVLVGAETVRLEGYRPARAREAFAERRAAAGQAPAPAIAVVSASLNLDFSLPLFVSPLVQTLILTGAAASPDRIRAAEQAGARVLVAGDGPGVEPPRVIAALAEMGLKRQLTEGGPRLLGQFVAAGALDELCLTVSPLLAAGGAQRITGGPDLADPERFALAAVLEEGGFLFTRYRRI; encoded by the coding sequence ATGCGACGCCTGTATCCCGTGCCGTCCGAGCCGACGCCAGACCACGAGTGGGCCCTGGACGGCCTCGCCGAGGCGTACGCGTATCCCGAGCCCCGCGAAGACCGGTCCTGGCTGCGCGCCAACATGGTCTCCACGCTCGACGGCGCCGCCCACCACGACGGCCGTTCGCAGGCCATCTCCTCCGACGCGGACATGCGGATCTTCGGCACCCTGCGCGCGCTCGCGGATGTCGTCCTCGTCGGTGCTGAGACGGTTCGCCTGGAGGGCTACCGGCCCGCCCGCGCCCGCGAAGCCTTCGCCGAGCGGCGCGCCGCCGCCGGGCAGGCGCCCGCGCCCGCGATCGCCGTCGTGAGCGCGAGCCTGAACCTGGACTTCTCGCTTCCGCTTTTCGTCTCGCCCCTCGTCCAGACGCTGATCCTGACCGGCGCCGCCGCGTCCCCCGACCGGATCCGCGCCGCCGAGCAGGCGGGCGCCCGGGTGCTCGTCGCCGGGGACGGGCCGGGCGTCGAGCCGCCCCGCGTGATCGCCGCCCTGGCGGAGATGGGCCTGAAGCGCCAGCTCACCGAGGGCGGCCCCCGGCTGCTCGGCCAGTTCGTGGCGGCCGGCGCACTGGACGAACTCTGTCTGACGGTCTCTCCTCTCCTCGCCGCCGGCGGCGCGCAGCGCATCACGGGCGGCCCGGACCTCGCCGACCCCGAGCGCTTCGCCCTGGCGGCGGTACTGGAAGAGGGCGGGTTCCTTTTCACCCGATACCGCCGGATCTGA
- a CDS encoding S1 family peptidase, with translation MSHRRISKSKAILAGAGAVGVAAAAILLPNANASQSGTDDGAGDGARQNAKTVSAASAPELVARLSSQLGEEYAGAYYDAQKKQVVVNVADGDDGESTARVRDAGAVARSVQNSMGELRSATGTLSRDATIPGTAWAVDPRTNQILVTADTTVTGERWDTLESTVRSLGDGVARIQKSAGEFKPFLEGGDAIFGGGARCSLGFNVTTQDGTPGFLTAGHCGVAAEQWSEDQNGAPVGTVQAATFPGDGDFALLTYDDPATQAPSEVDVGNGQTVPISQAGEAAVGLEVIRMGSTTGLADGTVTGLGATVNYAEGSVSGLIQTNVCAEPGDSGGPLFTADGTAIGLTSGGSGDCTSGGETFFQPVTTTLAAVGAEIGAGGADAGGGEEGVEAGSGH, from the coding sequence TTGAGTCACAGGCGGATATCCAAGAGCAAGGCCATTCTCGCGGGAGCCGGGGCGGTGGGTGTCGCGGCAGCGGCCATCCTGCTGCCGAACGCCAACGCGTCACAGTCCGGCACGGACGACGGCGCGGGCGACGGCGCCCGGCAGAACGCGAAGACGGTCAGCGCCGCGTCGGCGCCGGAACTCGTCGCGCGGCTGTCCTCACAGCTCGGTGAGGAGTACGCGGGGGCGTACTACGACGCGCAGAAGAAGCAGGTCGTGGTGAACGTCGCCGACGGCGACGACGGTGAGTCGACCGCACGGGTGCGCGACGCCGGCGCCGTGGCGAGAAGCGTCCAGAACAGCATGGGCGAACTCCGGTCCGCCACCGGTACGTTGAGCCGCGACGCCACCATCCCCGGCACCGCGTGGGCCGTCGACCCCCGGACCAACCAGATCCTCGTCACCGCCGACACCACCGTCACCGGTGAACGCTGGGACACCCTGGAGTCGACCGTGCGCTCACTGGGCGACGGTGTGGCCCGCATCCAGAAGTCGGCGGGCGAGTTCAAGCCGTTCCTGGAGGGCGGCGACGCCATCTTCGGCGGCGGCGCCCGCTGTTCGCTCGGCTTCAACGTCACCACACAGGACGGCACACCCGGATTCCTCACCGCCGGACACTGCGGTGTCGCGGCCGAGCAGTGGTCCGAGGACCAGAACGGCGCGCCCGTCGGTACGGTCCAGGCCGCGACGTTCCCCGGCGACGGCGACTTCGCGCTCCTCACGTACGACGACCCGGCCACCCAGGCACCCAGCGAGGTGGACGTCGGCAACGGACAGACCGTGCCGATCAGCCAGGCGGGTGAAGCCGCCGTGGGCCTCGAAGTGATCCGGATGGGCAGTACCACCGGGCTGGCGGACGGTACGGTCACCGGGCTCGGCGCCACGGTGAACTACGCGGAGGGCTCCGTCAGCGGGCTCATCCAGACCAACGTCTGCGCGGAGCCGGGCGACAGCGGAGGCCCGCTGTTCACGGCGGACGGCACCGCGATCGGTCTGACGTCGGGCGGCAGCGGTGACTGCACGTCGGGCGGCGAGACGTTCTTCCAGCCGGTGACGACGACGCTGGCCGCGGTGGGAGCGGAGATCGGCGCGGGCGGCGCGGACGCGGGTGGCGGCGAAGAGGGTGTGGAGGCCGGGTCCGGCCACTGA
- a CDS encoding indole-3-glycerol phosphate synthase gives MFTSVLMIEKPLSSVDVDFVTTLHGEENVTFIVLMQPRGDQADALLRAIDDVAFGELREAGREGEEPEGAAARGPAELALAHSLAALKAAGREATGLVVENHPLDHLESVVEQSAADEVIVLTEPHYVEEFFHRDWASRARHKVGVPVLKLFAHGAEDGNAEGWARGAGGAGRSE, from the coding sequence GTGTTCACAAGCGTATTGATGATCGAGAAGCCCCTGTCGTCCGTGGACGTCGACTTCGTGACCACGCTCCACGGCGAGGAGAACGTCACCTTCATCGTGCTCATGCAGCCCCGCGGCGACCAGGCGGACGCGCTGCTGCGCGCCATCGACGACGTCGCGTTCGGCGAGCTGCGGGAGGCCGGCCGCGAGGGCGAGGAGCCCGAGGGCGCCGCCGCCCGCGGCCCCGCCGAGCTGGCCCTCGCCCACTCCCTGGCCGCCCTGAAGGCGGCCGGCCGGGAGGCCACCGGCCTGGTGGTCGAGAACCACCCGCTGGACCACCTCGAGTCCGTCGTCGAGCAGTCGGCCGCCGACGAGGTGATCGTCCTCACCGAACCCCACTACGTGGAGGAGTTCTTCCACCGGGACTGGGCCTCGCGCGCCCGCCACAAGGTCGGCGTCCCGGTGCTCAAGCTGTTCGCGCACGGCGCGGAGGACGGCAACGCCGAAGGGTGGGCCAGGGGGGCGGGCGGAGCCGGCCGGAGCGAATAG
- the msrB gene encoding peptide-methionine (R)-S-oxide reductase MsrB produces the protein MAYDIDKPDEQWREELSPAEYAVLRQAGTEPAFVGEYTDTKTAGVYSCRACGAELFRSDTKFESHCGWPSFYDPKDSDAVELIEDRTMGMVRIEVRCSRCGSHLGHVFEGEGYPTPTDQRYCINSISLRLTPDEA, from the coding sequence ATGGCGTACGACATCGACAAGCCCGACGAGCAGTGGCGCGAGGAGCTGTCACCGGCCGAGTACGCGGTGCTGCGCCAGGCCGGTACCGAGCCCGCCTTCGTCGGTGAGTACACGGACACCAAGACGGCCGGTGTCTACTCCTGTCGCGCGTGCGGCGCGGAGCTGTTCCGCTCCGACACGAAGTTCGAGTCGCACTGCGGCTGGCCGTCGTTCTACGACCCGAAGGACAGCGACGCGGTCGAGCTGATCGAGGACCGCACGATGGGCATGGTCCGCATCGAGGTCCGCTGCTCACGCTGCGGCTCGCACCTGGGCCACGTCTTCGAGGGCGAGGGCTACCCGACCCCGACCGACCAGCGGTACTGCATCAACTCGATCTCACTGCGGCTGACGCCCGACGAGGCCTGA
- a CDS encoding helix-turn-helix transcriptional regulator, with product MTDGVGGTGGGVTGGEEPETSDSLKAFGAVVKAFRKRARLTQEEFAPRVRYSVPTVASIEQGRRFPTLEFVERAEEVLDAFGALRGAARHLARQPGLARWFRQWAKLEAEALSLYTYECRLIPGLLQTEAYARKLFVNQLPPLGDDQIETQMAARTERQRLLRERPNTSYSFILEEHLFLRNTGGDDVTRELIDHILTLGERRNIEIQLMPQVKEDHAGLHGPMRLLETPDNRWLAYCEGQESGQLITDPKVVSTLQMRYARMRSQALPLEDSLSLLRQMRGAL from the coding sequence ATGACTGACGGTGTGGGCGGTACGGGCGGAGGAGTGACGGGTGGCGAGGAACCGGAGACGTCGGACAGCCTGAAGGCGTTCGGCGCGGTGGTCAAGGCGTTCCGGAAACGGGCGAGGCTGACGCAGGAGGAGTTCGCGCCCCGGGTGCGGTATTCGGTACCGACGGTGGCCTCCATCGAACAGGGCCGCCGGTTCCCGACGCTGGAGTTCGTGGAGCGCGCGGAGGAAGTCCTCGACGCGTTCGGCGCGTTGCGGGGTGCGGCGAGACATCTCGCCCGACAGCCGGGGCTGGCACGGTGGTTCCGCCAGTGGGCGAAGCTGGAGGCGGAGGCGCTGAGCCTCTACACGTACGAATGCCGTTTGATTCCGGGGCTGTTGCAGACGGAGGCGTATGCGCGGAAGTTGTTCGTCAACCAGCTTCCGCCGCTCGGGGACGACCAGATCGAGACACAAATGGCGGCTCGGACGGAGCGCCAACGATTGCTCCGGGAGCGCCCGAACACGTCGTACAGCTTCATCCTCGAAGAGCACCTGTTCCTACGCAATACGGGTGGTGACGACGTGACTCGGGAGCTGATCGACCACATCCTCACCCTCGGCGAGCGGAGGAACATCGAGATCCAGCTCATGCCGCAGGTGAAGGAGGACCATGCGGGGCTGCACGGTCCGATGCGACTGCTGGAGACCCCGGACAACCGCTGGCTCGCCTACTGCGAGGGTCAGGAAAGCGGCCAGCTCATCACTGACCCGAAAGTGGTCAGCACGCTCCAGATGCGATATGCCAGGATGCGTTCACAGGCTCTCCCCCTGGAGGACTCCCTGAGCCTGCTACGGCAGATGCGAGGAGCGCTATGA
- a CDS encoding ATP-binding protein translates to MNAPVTPQQSGTVRLFTQRFSSTPLGARLARHLAVHQLHAWNIPYGSEVSEAAALVVAELAANAATHGRVPGRDFELGLRLATAPDVLRIEVSDTRGERRPPGPGRLPPTPPVDARSGRGLLIVEALASRWEVVDRVPVGKTVRAELDLPH, encoded by the coding sequence ATGAACGCACCCGTCACCCCCCAACAATCGGGCACCGTACGTCTGTTCACGCAGCGTTTCAGTTCCACGCCCCTCGGCGCCCGGCTCGCCCGCCACCTTGCTGTCCACCAACTGCACGCCTGGAACATCCCCTACGGCTCCGAGGTCTCGGAGGCCGCCGCGCTCGTCGTCGCCGAGCTGGCGGCCAACGCCGCGACCCACGGCCGAGTACCCGGCCGGGACTTCGAGTTGGGGCTCCGGCTCGCGACCGCGCCGGACGTCCTGCGGATCGAGGTGTCCGACACCCGTGGTGAGCGCCGGCCGCCGGGTCCGGGGCGGCTGCCGCCCACCCCGCCGGTCGACGCGCGCAGCGGGCGTGGGCTGTTGATCGTGGAGGCGCTGGCCAGCCGGTGGGAGGTGGTGGACCGGGTGCCGGTGGGCAAGACCGTACGCGCGGAACTGGACCTTCCGCACTGA
- the zapE gene encoding cell division protein ZapE has product MSASPALPASRPVSLCARTPRVAAERLVGEMVPPPRFDSVRFDTYVPDPNQPSQTEAVTVLSTFAAGLGGTADTTQGKRRWFGRKSAGTAHTAGPRGVYLDGGYGVGKTHLLASLWHATPAAPEQKAFGTFVELTNLVGALGFQQTVKTLGGHRLLCIDEFELDDPGDTVLVSSLLSRLVEAGVALAATSNTLPGKLGEGRFAAADFMREIQGLSARFRPLRIDGEDYRHRGLPEAPAPLTTEQVTRAAHATGAASLDDFPSLLAHLATVHPSRYGALTEGLRAACFTDVGPVPDQSTALRLVVLADRLYDREIPVLASGLPFDRLFGEEMLNGGYRKKYFRAISRLTALARDAKGLLAE; this is encoded by the coding sequence GTGTCCGCCTCCCCCGCCCTCCCCGCCTCCCGCCCCGTATCGCTCTGCGCCCGCACACCCCGGGTCGCCGCAGAGCGGCTGGTCGGCGAGATGGTGCCGCCGCCGCGATTCGACTCCGTACGCTTCGACACGTACGTCCCCGACCCGAATCAGCCCAGCCAGACCGAGGCCGTCACCGTACTGAGCACCTTCGCCGCCGGTCTCGGCGGCACCGCGGACACCACGCAGGGCAAGCGGCGCTGGTTCGGCCGGAAGTCCGCCGGCACCGCCCACACCGCCGGCCCCCGTGGCGTGTACCTCGACGGCGGCTACGGCGTCGGCAAGACCCATCTGCTGGCCTCCCTCTGGCACGCCACCCCCGCCGCCCCCGAGCAGAAGGCCTTCGGCACCTTCGTCGAGCTGACGAACCTCGTCGGCGCGCTCGGTTTCCAGCAGACCGTAAAGACCCTCGGCGGCCACCGGCTGCTCTGCATCGACGAGTTCGAGCTGGACGACCCCGGCGACACCGTCCTCGTATCGAGCCTGCTGAGCCGGCTCGTGGAGGCGGGCGTGGCGCTCGCCGCGACCTCCAACACGCTGCCCGGCAAGCTCGGCGAGGGCCGCTTCGCCGCCGCCGACTTCATGCGCGAGATCCAGGGGCTCTCCGCGCGCTTCCGCCCGCTGCGCATCGATGGCGAGGACTACCGGCACCGGGGACTCCCCGAGGCCCCCGCCCCGCTCACGACCGAGCAGGTGACGCGCGCCGCGCACGCGACCGGGGCCGCGAGCCTGGACGACTTCCCGTCCCTCCTCGCCCATCTCGCCACCGTCCACCCCAGCCGGTACGGCGCGCTGACGGAGGGTCTGCGGGCCGCCTGCTTCACCGATGTGGGCCCCGTGCCCGACCAGTCGACGGCGCTGCGGCTGGTCGTACTCGCCGACCGGCTGTACGACCGGGAGATACCGGTCCTCGCCTCCGGGCTGCCCTTCGACCGGCTGTTCGGCGAAGAGATGCTGAACGGCGGCTACCGGAAGAAGTACTTCCGTGCGATCTCCCGTCTCACCGCCCTGGCACGCGACGCAAAGGGCCTGCTCGCCGAGTAA
- the murC gene encoding UDP-N-acetylmuramate--L-alanine ligase has translation MAPGIPTAMERPHFIGIGGAGMSGIAKILTQRGAKVAGSDAKESGTAEALRALGATVHIGHAAEHLADDASCVVVSSAIRADNPELVRAAELSVPVVHRSDALAALMGGGLRSIAVAGTHGKTTTTSMLAVALTELGLDPSYAIGGDLDGPGTNASHGDGEIFVAEADESDRSFQKYDPEVAIVLNVELDHHANYASMDEIYESFETFVGKIVPGGTLVIAADQPGAVELTAKVGDLSTVKVVTYGEAADADVRVHKVTARGLTSEVTVVLAGRFLTFTVSVPGRHYAHNAVAALAAGVALGIPAHNLASALGKYTGVKRRLQLKGEANGVQVIDSYAHHPTEMTADLEAMRAAAAPGSRLLVVFQPHLFSRTQELGTEMGQALALADASVVLDIYPAREDPIPGITSALIIEAATAAGADVRSVHDKGAVPEAVAGMAKPGDLVLTMGAGDVTDLGPEILARLSH, from the coding sequence ATGGCACCCGGTATCCCCACCGCCATGGAACGGCCGCACTTCATCGGCATCGGCGGCGCCGGAATGTCTGGTATCGCCAAGATCCTCACCCAGCGGGGCGCCAAGGTCGCGGGCAGCGACGCCAAGGAGTCCGGCACGGCCGAGGCCCTGCGCGCCCTCGGCGCCACGGTCCACATCGGCCACGCGGCGGAGCACCTCGCCGACGACGCCTCCTGCGTGGTCGTCTCCAGCGCGATCCGGGCGGACAACCCGGAGCTGGTACGGGCCGCCGAGCTGTCCGTCCCCGTCGTCCACCGCTCCGACGCGCTCGCCGCGCTGATGGGCGGCGGGCTGCGGTCCATCGCCGTCGCCGGCACGCACGGCAAGACGACGACGACCTCCATGCTGGCCGTCGCCCTCACGGAGCTGGGCCTCGACCCGTCGTACGCCATCGGCGGCGACCTGGACGGACCCGGCACCAACGCCAGCCACGGCGACGGGGAGATCTTCGTCGCCGAGGCGGACGAAAGCGACCGCAGCTTCCAGAAGTACGACCCCGAGGTAGCGATCGTCCTCAACGTCGAACTGGACCACCACGCCAACTACGCCTCCATGGACGAGATCTACGAGTCCTTCGAGACGTTCGTCGGCAAGATCGTCCCCGGCGGCACGCTGGTGATCGCGGCCGACCAGCCCGGCGCTGTCGAGCTGACCGCGAAGGTCGGCGACCTGTCGACGGTCAAGGTCGTGACGTACGGCGAGGCGGCGGACGCCGACGTACGCGTCCACAAGGTCACCGCGCGCGGTCTGACCAGCGAGGTCACGGTCGTCCTCGCCGGCCGCTTCCTCACCTTCACGGTCTCCGTCCCCGGCCGCCACTACGCCCACAACGCGGTGGCCGCCCTCGCGGCGGGTGTCGCGCTCGGCATCCCGGCGCACAACCTCGCCTCCGCGCTCGGCAAGTACACCGGCGTCAAGCGCCGCCTCCAGCTCAAGGGCGAGGCGAACGGTGTGCAGGTCATCGACTCCTACGCGCACCACCCCACCGAGATGACCGCCGACCTGGAGGCGATGCGCGCCGCCGCCGCCCCCGGCTCCCGGCTCCTCGTCGTCTTCCAGCCGCACCTCTTCTCGCGCACGCAGGAGCTGGGTACGGAGATGGGTCAGGCCCTCGCCCTCGCCGACGCGTCGGTGGTGCTGGACATCTATCCGGCCCGCGAGGACCCGATCCCCGGTATCACCAGCGCGCTGATCATCGAGGCGGCCACGGCGGCGGGCGCGGACGTACGCTCCGTACACGACAAGGGCGCGGTGCCCGAGGCCGTGGCGGGAATGGCGAAGCCCGGTGATCTCGTTCTCACCATGGGGGCCGGCGACGTCACGGACCTGGGTCCGGAGATCCTTGCCCGGCTGTCCCACTGA
- a CDS encoding OsmC family protein codes for MATTRQAHTVWEGDLLKGSGVVTFDSSGIAEQPVSWASRAEQANGKTSPEELIAAAHSSCFSMALSNGLAKAGTPPTKLTTQAEVTLVPGTGITGVHITVQGEVEGLDEAAFVKAAEDAKANCPVSQALAGTSITLTASLA; via the coding sequence ATGGCTACCACGCGCCAGGCACACACCGTCTGGGAAGGCGACCTCCTCAAGGGCAGTGGCGTCGTCACCTTCGACTCCTCCGGCATCGCCGAGCAGCCGGTTTCCTGGGCCTCCCGCGCCGAGCAGGCGAACGGCAAGACCAGCCCGGAGGAGCTGATCGCCGCCGCTCACTCCAGCTGCTTCTCGATGGCCCTGTCCAACGGTCTCGCCAAGGCCGGCACTCCGCCGACCAAGCTGACCACCCAGGCCGAGGTGACGCTGGTGCCCGGCACCGGGATCACCGGCGTCCACATCACCGTTCAGGGTGAGGTCGAGGGCCTGGACGAGGCGGCGTTCGTCAAGGCCGCCGAGGACGCCAAGGCGAACTGCCCCGTGAGCCAGGCGCTCGCGGGCACGAGCATCACGCTCACCGCCTCGCTCGCCTGA
- a CDS encoding DUF397 domain-containing protein, with product MSTTELAWFKSSYSSGSGDDCVEVALSWHKSTYSTGDGDSCVEVAACPTTIHVRDSKVTEGPQLALAPGAWTSFVTYAAAEA from the coding sequence ATGAGCACCACAGAATTGGCCTGGTTCAAGAGCAGCTACAGCAGCGGCTCCGGAGACGACTGCGTCGAAGTCGCCCTCTCCTGGCACAAGTCCACCTACAGCACCGGCGACGGCGACTCCTGCGTCGAGGTCGCCGCCTGCCCCACCACCATCCACGTCCGCGACTCCAAGGTCACCGAGGGCCCCCAACTCGCCCTCGCCCCCGGCGCCTGGACGAGCTTCGTCACGTACGCGGCGGCCGAAGCCTGA
- a CDS encoding VOC family protein → MPHIALVTLVVRDYDEAIAFYTGPLDFELVEDTDRGDGSRWVVVRPHGGAGALLLARAADDAQRARVGAQTGGRVGFFLHTDDFAGDHARMTAAGVRFLEEPRHEPYGSVAVFEDLYGNRWDLLQPATAA, encoded by the coding sequence ATGCCACACATCGCCCTCGTCACCCTCGTCGTCCGCGACTACGACGAGGCCATCGCCTTCTACACCGGCCCCCTCGACTTCGAGCTGGTCGAGGACACCGACCGCGGCGACGGCTCCCGCTGGGTCGTCGTGCGGCCGCACGGCGGCGCCGGTGCGCTCCTGCTGGCCCGCGCGGCCGACGACGCCCAGCGGGCACGCGTCGGCGCGCAGACGGGCGGCAGGGTCGGCTTCTTCCTCCACACGGACGACTTCGCGGGGGATCATGCCCGGATGACGGCGGCGGGGGTGCGTTTCCTGGAGGAACCCCGGCACGAGCCCTACGGCTCGGTCGCGGTCTTCGAGGACCTGTACGGCAACCGCTGGGATCTCCTCCAGCCTGCGACCGCGGCCTGA